The following proteins come from a genomic window of Mycolicibacterium rufum:
- a CDS encoding APA family fibronectin-binding glycoprotein — translation MHERDVPSPRRRSLPTSVGLVALTGATVAALTFPAVAGAQPAPAPPPAPTPTAQDAPPPAAPPPPADPNAPVPPPADPNAPPAPPAPPADPNAPAPAPAPAPEPGRVDNAAGGFSYVVPAGWKVADAAQLSYGQALLNKLPPAGSPPDTPAPNDTSVLLGRLDLKLFAGAETDNTKAAQRLASDMGEFFMPFPGTRVNQQTVPLNANGMTGVASSYEVKFTDTNKPNGQIWAGVVGAPTAPGTPRGQRAPERWFVVWLGTATNPIPQNEAVTLANSIRPWTPPPPPPAPAPGDPNAAPPPADPNAPPPRPAVGVPVPVDPNAAPGMLPPA, via the coding sequence ATGCATGAGCGAGACGTGCCTTCCCCCCGCCGCAGGAGTCTGCCCACCTCGGTCGGCCTGGTCGCCCTGACCGGCGCCACCGTGGCCGCGCTGACCTTCCCCGCCGTGGCGGGCGCCCAGCCGGCACCCGCGCCGCCACCGGCGCCGACTCCGACCGCGCAGGACGCGCCGCCTCCCGCCGCGCCGCCGCCACCGGCGGATCCGAACGCTCCGGTGCCGCCGCCCGCGGACCCGAACGCCCCGCCGGCCCCGCCTGCCCCGCCTGCCGATCCGAACGCGCCCGCGCCTGCGCCGGCGCCGGCCCCCGAACCGGGCCGGGTGGACAACGCCGCCGGCGGCTTCAGCTACGTCGTGCCCGCGGGCTGGAAGGTGGCCGACGCCGCCCAGCTCTCGTACGGTCAGGCGCTGCTGAACAAGCTGCCGCCGGCGGGTTCACCGCCGGACACCCCGGCGCCCAACGACACAAGCGTGCTGCTCGGCCGGCTCGACCTCAAGCTGTTCGCCGGCGCCGAGACCGACAACACCAAGGCCGCTCAGCGCCTCGCCTCGGACATGGGCGAGTTCTTCATGCCGTTCCCGGGCACCCGGGTCAATCAGCAGACGGTTCCGCTCAACGCCAACGGCATGACCGGCGTCGCGTCGTCGTACGAGGTGAAATTCACCGACACCAACAAGCCGAACGGCCAGATCTGGGCCGGCGTGGTCGGCGCACCGACGGCCCCGGGCACCCCGCGCGGCCAGCGCGCTCCCGAGCGCTGGTTCGTGGTCTGGCTCGGCACCGCGACCAACCCGATCCCGCAGAACGAAGCGGTGACGCTGGCCAACTCGATCCGGCCCTGGACACCCCCGCCGCCTCCGCCGGCGCCGGCCCCGGGCGACCCGAACGCCGCTCCGCCGCCGGCCGATCCGAATGCGCCGCCGCCGCGCCCTGCCGTCGGTGTCCCGGTTCCGGTCGATCCGAACGCGGCGCCGGGGATGCTGCCTCCCGCCTGA